Proteins from a single region of Gorilla gorilla gorilla isolate KB3781 chromosome 16, NHGRI_mGorGor1-v2.1_pri, whole genome shotgun sequence:
- the LOC129523549 gene encoding uncharacterized protein, with amino-acid sequence MVRRPQKSGTQHPGTTGWDGCVAVRPPGGAIYPRLFREPSDGALPPTMWEGATVPIPTEALRSMDGYSGPKDLVYTIKQPSNGWVVWWAVPGTEVRSFMQTQLDGRLLLSDGPEASASLAGGQPDTDCPGGFADCGRSWVRGAGAELRVACQGHTASLQPQASAWITKADGPFCLWQSPSSHSAARASEPAGTNPQLLLYHVVRGLQLGRLFHAQHDSTGEDLVNFTQAEIPEFIISEPLANKYSCGNQNTLMEELAEQAQQHDEMLHMHHALKEALSIIGDINRTTVTMPMPPPVDDTWLQVQSIPDEHRYQRLPPTAPKSPTRDAQRSALGASGTPPHRGGSHLE; translated from the exons ATGGTGCGGAGGCCACAGAAGAGTGGGACACAGCACCCTGGAACCACAGGCTGGGATGGCTGTGTGGCAGTGCGGCCACCAGGTGGTGCCATCTACCCGCGTTTGTTCCGGGAGCCCAGTGATGGGGCCCTGCCTCCCACA ATGTGGGAGggggccactgtgcccatccctaCAGAGGCTCTGAGGAGCATGGATGGTTACTCTGGGCCCAAGGACCTGGTGTACACCATTAAGCAGCCCAGCAATGGGTGGGTAGTGTGGTGGGCGGTGCCAGGCACTGAGGTGCGCAGCTTCATGCAGACCCAGCTGGATGGCAGGCTC CTTCTGAGTGACGGCCCAGAAGCAAGTGCTTCACTCGCTGGAGGGCAGCCGGACACTGACTGCCCAGGTGGGTTTGCTGATTGTGGGCGTTCCTGGGTGCGGGGGGCTGGGGCAGAGCTGAGGGTGGCATGCCAGGGTCACACTGCCTCTCTGCAGCCACAGGCCTCGGCCTGGATCACAAAGGCTGATGGCCCCTTTTGCCTCTGGCAGAGTCCGTCCAGCCACTCAGCAGCCAGAgcctcagagccagcaggcaccAACCCCCAGCTCCTGCTCTACCATGTGGTGCGGGGCCTCCAGCTAGGCCGGCTCTTCCACGCCCAGCATGACAGCACAGGGGAGGACCTGGTGAACTTCACTCAGGCAGAG ATCCCGGAGTTCATCATCTCGGAGCCGCTGGCCAATAAGTACTCGTGTGGGAACCAGAACACACTGATGGAGGAGTTGGCAGAGCAGGCACAGCAGCACGACGAGATGCTGCACATGCACCACGCGCTGAAGGAGGCGCTCAGCATCATCGGTGACATCAACAGGACCACTGTCACCATGCCCATGCCCCCGCCCGTGGACGACACCTGGTTGCAGGTGCAGAGCATCCCTGACGAACACAGGTACCAGAGACTGCCCCCCACGGCCCCAAAATCCCCCACCCGGGATGCCCAGAGGAGTGCCCTGGGGGCAAGTGGCACACCCCCTCACCGGGGTGGCTCCCACCTGGAGTGA